Within Nitrospirota bacterium, the genomic segment CAGGTACCTACCGCACGGGCGACGGCCGCGGCGGCGGGGGGTCCGGCACTCAGCGCTTAGCGCCCCTCAACAGTTGGCCGGACAATGCGAACCTTGACAAGGCGCGCAGGTTGCTCTGGCCGATCAAGCAGAAATACGGCAAAAAGATTTCCTGGGCCGATCTTATGATCCTCGCGGGCAATTGCGCGCTTGAGTCGATGGGGCTCAAGACCTTCGGCTTCGGCGGCGGGCGCGAGGATCTCTGGGAGCCCGAGGAGGACATCTACTGGGGCAGCGAGGATACCTGGCTCGGCGACAAGCGATACTCCGGTGACCGCGAGCTCGAGAACCCGCTCGCCGCTGTGCAAATGGGCCTGATCTACGTGAACCCTGAAGGGCCGAACGGTAATCCGGACCCTGTCGCTTCGGGCCGCGACGTCCGCGAGACTTTCGCACGCATGGCCATGAACGACGAGGAGACCGTTGCGCTCGTCGCCGGCGGCCATACCTTCGGCAAATCCCATGGCGCAGGCCCTGCGTCGCATGTGGGCCCTGAACCTGAAGGCGCTCCCATCGAAGAGCAGGGTCTCGGCTGGAAGAGCAGCTACGGCAGCGGAAAAGGAGGCGATACGATCACCAGCGGTATCGAAGGCGCCTGGAAGCCAAACCCTACCAAATGGGACATGGGCTACCTGAAGGTGCTGTTCAAATACGAATGGGAGCTGATCAAAAGCCCTGCCGGCGCGAATCAGTGGCTGGCCAAGGATGTAGACGACGAGGATATGGTGGTTGACGCACACGACCCGTCGAAGAAGCACCGGCCGGTGATGACCACTGCGGATCTCTCACTGCGCTTCGACCCGATCTACGAGAAGATCGCGCGGCGTTTCCTCAAGAACCCCAACGAATTCGCGGACGCTTTCGCCCGCGCGTGGTTCAAGCTGACCCATCGCGATATGGGCCCCCGCTCGCGCTATCTCGGTCCGGAGGTCCCGGCGGAGGAATTGATCTGGCAAGACCCCGTCCCCGCAGTGAATCACAAATTGATTGGCGAGAAGGAAATTGCCGCCCTTAAGGGCAAGATCCTTGATTCTGGCCTGTCGATCTCCCAATTGGTCTCGACTGCCTGGGCGTCTGCATCTACGTTCCGCGGCAGCGACAAGCGTGGCGGTGCGAACGGTGCACGTATTCGCCTGGCGCCGCAGAAGGATTGGGAAGTCAACCAGCCAAAACAGCTGGCCAAGGTGCTGAAGACTCTCGGAGGTATCCAGAGCGCGTTTAATAAGACTGCAAAAGGAGGCAAGCAGGTCTCGCTCGCCGACTTGATCGTGTTGGCCGGTTGCGCAGGCATCGAGCAAGCCGCGAAGAACGCCGGTCACAAGGTCACGGTACCCTTCACGCCGGGGCGCATGGACGCATCCCAGAAGCAGACCGATGTGGCCGCCTTTGCTGTGCTCGAACCGAGCGCGGATGGTTTCCGTAACTACCAGAAAACCAAATACGCCGTATCGGCAGAGGAACTGCTGGTTGATCGTGCACAACTGCTGACGCTGACCGCTCCTGAGATGACGGTTCTTATTGGCGGTATGCGCGTTTTGAATGCCAATTTCGGACAGTCCCAGCACGGCGTCTTCACCAGGCGGCCGGAGACCTTCACAAATGACTTCTTCGTGAATCTGCTCGACATGGGCACGGTGTGGAAGGCGACCGCGGAAAACGAAGACGTGTTCGAGGGGCGCGATCGCAAGACTGGCGGACTCAAGTGGACAGGCACGCGTGTCGATCTCGTCTTCGGTTCGAACTCACAGCTCCGGGCCTTG encodes:
- the katG gene encoding catalase/peroxidase HPI, which gives rise to MKENKRTHPAGRGRSNVDWWPKQLNLKILHQHSSKSNPMGKDFNYAKEFKKLDLKAIKKDLYALMTDSQDWWPADYGHYGGLFIRMAWHSAGTYRTGDGRGGGGSGTQRLAPLNSWPDNANLDKARRLLWPIKQKYGKKISWADLMILAGNCALESMGLKTFGFGGGREDLWEPEEDIYWGSEDTWLGDKRYSGDRELENPLAAVQMGLIYVNPEGPNGNPDPVASGRDVRETFARMAMNDEETVALVAGGHTFGKSHGAGPASHVGPEPEGAPIEEQGLGWKSSYGSGKGGDTITSGIEGAWKPNPTKWDMGYLKVLFKYEWELIKSPAGANQWLAKDVDDEDMVVDAHDPSKKHRPVMTTADLSLRFDPIYEKIARRFLKNPNEFADAFARAWFKLTHRDMGPRSRYLGPEVPAEELIWQDPVPAVNHKLIGEKEIAALKGKILDSGLSISQLVSTAWASASTFRGSDKRGGANGARIRLAPQKDWEVNQPKQLAKVLKTLGGIQSAFNKTAKGGKQVSLADLIVLAGCAGIEQAAKNAGHKVTVPFTPGRMDASQKQTDVAAFAVLEPSADGFRNYQKTKYAVSAEELLVDRAQLLTLTAPEMTVLIGGMRVLNANFGQSQHGVFTRRPETFTNDFFVNLLDMGTVWKATAENEDVFEGRDRKTGGLKWTGTRVDLVFGSNSQLRALAEVYACKDSQEKFLHDFIAAWNKVMNLDRFDIA